aatttttaatgaacACTGAACACTTCCTTCTATTTGGTTCAATATTAGGTAGTGATTGAAAAACATAAggcttatatatatatgaatgataAACATATTAAACCATCAACAATGGATTTGATAATCTACTATTTTTCTACTTGCCTACTTAAACAAGTTCAAAGTAAGTAACGAAAGCATTGAAAAATGGTGCTCTttcgattttttatttttggattttggTGGGGGAGGGTGTTGGAGCTTGTTAATGATTAATTGGCTATCGAGTATAGCAACTCTACTAGCATGACTAAGATGTATATAGTTAGATTAATATGAAAACAAAAAACCCAGCTCAACAAGTTCTTTGCACACAACGAGGCAAGCGAGATTCGTCATCTCTACCTTCGTTAAAACTTGGCATCTAAGCCAATGAGCTAGTGAGGCTGTgcaaaggaaaaaagaaaaatggtgaaagagaagaaagaagaataagaaggaTAGGGGAGAATATGAAAGAAAGAGCTGAAAATTTTGTGTTAGTATGGCAAATCACACCTTGTACTGTACAAAGAATAAAtacaacaaaataattattctAACTAACTGAATAAGTACAAAGAGTAACCTTATAGATAAGAGACTAACAAAATTGTTATTCTAACTAAATGTACAGGCTGTACTAACTAGAGTAAAGATATAAAATGAATGATCTAAttatgataaataaataatctaaCTATATACATCTTAATCATGCTAATAAAGTTACTATAATGCCATAATACATAGCCAATTAATCATTAACAAGCTCCAATAGAGGGAGGGTGGGGAGACCAAGAATAGCAATAACTGTGGTGAGCCAAACCAAATAAGCCCAGAGTCCATATAATGAAAACTAAAAGTAATACAATAGTCAAGGCCCAATCATTAAACAGAAGAGAACTCTCAAGAcccaaagtgtgtcccaaaaaaaaggagagaattGTGTTTTCCTGTGAATATAGTAAAGATAGGGGGACACAACAGCAAAAAAGAGAAAGATTGAGGAACCCCTTGCCAAGCCTCTCTTTAATCATTATCCACAACCACAAGCTAAAATCTTCCCTTTGAACCTCACATCTTCAATTCCGAAACATGGCGTGTGCAACGGCAACGGTTTCCTTTGCCTTCAGGCTTCCACCATGCGCTCCCTACACTCGTGTTTCTCACTCTTCTTCAGTTGATGTTCCTCTGTTGAACAAGTTCACCTCACTGAAACTCAGCTCGTCAAGCTGCATTTCTGGCTCAACGCTTCCTCACAGACTCTGCACCGTTAACCCTACAAGGATTCAGCACCTCACCATTGTTTCTGCCAAGGGCTACAAAATGAAAACTCACAAGGTCCCTtcccctttctctctctctctgtccCACTCCTTTCTTTGTTGAATTGGTCTTTTCTGCGAGGTAAGAGTAACTCCAATTTGGATTACATCCTTTATTTGAATGTCATTTGTATCGTTGTTTGCAGGCATCGGCGAAGCGATTTAGGGTGACAGGTCGAGGGAAAATTGTGCGCAGGAGAGCTGGGAAGCAGCATTTGTTGGCCAAGAAGAATACCAAGAGGAAATTGCGACTCTCCAAAATGGTACtctagttttattttatttcattgatttgtttgattgtTCTTTGGTTTTCTTCTATGGATAAGGTTGTGTCTTAGCTTCTTAGATAGTGGTCTAATTTCAGTGGTAACAATGACCAAGGTGCGAGGCTTCTTTTAAGTAATAAATTAAGCATTCTGCTTTGGCTACCAGTTACAAATTTCTTACATGCAATTGCGAACTGCAATTGGTTTGctgatatttaattttttttttattggtgCTGTTGGTTTTGTTGTTTTGGCATGTGAAGTGCAATTTTCCTGAGTATCTTAAGAGTGTAGAAGTAATATGACTGTTAAATATTGGGTGAATTTTTACAAGGAATTGGATTGAATGTTTGTTGATTCTGAAGAGGGTTAACTTTGCTTGTTTATTGAGGATTCTTCAACTAGTTCTCGTTTCCTTTTGATCTGAATTCAATAAATTGATAACTGCTTACTTTACTAAGATTTCTATGTTAACTTATTTTCTTTGTTGGGGTGGTGGGATTAGAGGAATAGGGGTGACTTTGGGCTTACAAGCAAAAGCTGGAGTATAAACTGTCTCCCAGCCTTCTCTCCATTTGAAATGGTGATAAATTGAAAATCATGATATTAAAACACCTTCACTTATCTACCTTCAAATAGGAGGGGGAAGAAACATGTCAGAAACTATAATTCAATGGCATTGGTAGTTTGTAGCTATTGGTGTCTGATTTAGGACGAAGGTTCATAACATGAACAAAAGTCATTCTTTCTAGTCATTTATCATATAGTTGAGTTTCTTCCCCAATATTTTTCATTCCATTGATTTCTACTTGCCATACTACCTGTTCACAGAGTGACTTCATATATGAGTGACTTCATAAAGTTTGTCAGTCTGAAATTTATACTCATCTTAGCACTTAGTTGATTATGGGTTTTAGAGAAATCCAGTGTTTTGAACTTGTTTCCCTCTACCAAACCAACATCATCCCGTCTATAGTTGGATTTCTAGAATGATGCTAGTTGTAACTTGTAATGCGGAGGGGCTTAGGTATCTGACTTGGATTCAACTAACATGCCCCATTGGAAATTTTACATCTTTGAAATTTTCTTATTCATCATGTATAAGGTGGGTAGTTTGCATGAATACAAGTGTTAGCTTGAATTTGCTATATATATCATTATATGAAATGATAAGATTTGCATTCTCATGTCTAACTCCTTTTTATTGTCATGTGCAGCACCCAGTAAGCAGGGCTGACTATGACAACGTAATTGGAGCCTTGCCATATCTGAAAGTAAACAGAAATGTTACATAAAGGTTGCAATCTGAGTCATAAACCTAGCTTTGTTTAGTCTAGTGATTTGTGACGTCTCTAGATCTGCTTTTACACCATCtgaaaattgtttaatttttcaaatgatGTGAGATAGTTTTCCCAATTGAGATATCACTATATCAGTACCATATGAATTTGGCACCCTTCCTGTATCATGTAACAATTGGTATTTATTCACATAATTGACAATTTGAAACCAAGTTGTTTAGTGGATGAGTAATGCTAGATTGCTAGGTAATTGATTTTTTAAGTCACcattagttaattttaaaattattttgtttattttaaattctaaatggtaaattataaatttttaactcGAAATCCTAAATTGTAACCCTACATTAAAATTGACTAATGTTGGATAACTAAAAATTAGTTTCTTATACTTTGATTACTTTCCCTTAGTGGATTTATCTCAGGTTGGGTTAGAATAGAATGAATTGAGAATAGTTGTGGTTTAGTCAAAGGCGAAGGTTTTGGTTATCACAAAGTGTACACACATGTTGAATTTCATTCACCCATTGGCGCATTTAAAATGGCAACTTTTGACCCTGAAACTAAAAACAACTTCATGGCAGCAAGCACTACTTCCCTTTGAATATGTTGTGTTGTCCAACAACATTCCCCACACATTGGGTTTCTGGTCAGCAGGTCAAAGTTGGGGTTGGACAAAGCATgattgttaaaaaaaatgtttaccACGATATTCCATTTTTCAATGCCGAAAAAATGAAAACTTAAATATCTACTTTGCACTCTTTAAGTGGGTGGCATTTATAAAATGGCTTTGTCTTTGGTGGAGAAAGTATATTCAAGAGTATGGTGGACCAGATGGAAAGATGCCGATTGGATGGCTAGGATGGCATCCGTACGGCATTTCTTGGAAATTATAGGTTTGGCCCAAAGTTTAGGTTATTTGTGAAACGGTATACTATGATTTTTTCCAGTTTGAGTTATGATTTCcggtttatttattttttgttggtaatgggtttcttttttttttttttcagtatGGGTCTAATGATGTGGGCAGCTGTTTTTCTCCCAAAAAAAGTATGTAATACAAAACCCATATCCCAAAAAGCAGAGGCGCCTGTTCTG
Above is a genomic segment from Arachis stenosperma cultivar V10309 chromosome 1, arast.V10309.gnm1.PFL2, whole genome shotgun sequence containing:
- the LOC130960975 gene encoding 50S ribosomal protein L35, chloroplastic is translated as MACATATVSFAFRLPPCAPYTRVSHSSSVDVPLLNKFTSLKLSSSSCISGSTLPHRLCTVNPTRIQHLTIVSAKGYKMKTHKASAKRFRVTGRGKIVRRRAGKQHLLAKKNTKRKLRLSKMHPVSRADYDNVIGALPYLKVNRNVT